In Nitrospira sp. MA-1, the genomic window GGTACAGGAGACACGCCTTCGCTTAGAAACGGCTGAAACGGAAGAGCATTACCAAACCGTAGGGCTTCTTTGCCGAGAGGTTCTTATAACAGTTGCTCAGCAGGTTTATAACTCTGAACGCCATAAAGCTTCAGATGGAATCCATCCTAGCGACACTGATGCCAAGAGAATGCTCGAATCTTATTTTGAAAGGGAATTATTAGGCGGAGCTAACGAAGAAGCCAGAAAACACGCAAAAGCTGCATTACAGCTTGCAGTAGCCCTCCAGCACAAAAGAACAGCTAATTTTCAAATGGCCGCGCTTTGTGCGGAAGGAACATTTTCAGTCATCAATATTCTGGCGGTCTTGGCTGGTAGGCGAAGCAGGACAATCTAACCCCCAATAGCCCAAATAATGTGATAATATAGATTTTGACAAATCACCCCATCTTTTGCTAGCCATTTCAACGACTTACTCCTACCAAAAACTTATTGTAACATGTCATGTTACGTGTTACAATAACCAATGATTGAGAATTTTAGGCATCGCGGCTTAAAAAAACTCTACGAAAAAGGCGATCGGAGCGGCCTTCGCACGGATATTGCCGATAAAGCCGAGTTGTATCTCTCCATTTTAGATACCGCTCAGACTGTACAGGAACTCGACATTACAGGCTTTGGCTTTCATCGGCTCACTGGCAACCTTCGTGGGTTTTACAGTGTGTTTGTGTCACGCAATCACCGGATGATTTTCCGGTTTAAAGATGGCAACGCCTTTGATGTGGATTTAGTGGACTATCATTGAGGAGAGAATGTTATGGCGATGAAAAACCCTGTCCATCCAGGAAAAATCATTAAACATTCGATTGATGCGTCTGGCCTGAGTGTCACTGATGCCGCCGAACGCTTGGGCGTGACGCGGCAAACCTTGTCGCGGGTCATGCATGAAAAAACGTCCCTCTCGCCAGAAATGGCGGTCAGGGTATCAAAGGCGTTTGGTTCGACCGTCGAACATTGGATGCGGATGCAACTGGCCTATGATTTGGCTAATGTTGAGAAGACGGCCAAAAGCATCAAAGTGAAGCGGTTTCCCGAGGTGGAGCCGATCCTTGTCTAAAGAATCGGGCCGCCCTTCTACGAGTGACTATGGCCCGAAGAAAGGCAAAGAAAAATCCGCCTAAATCACTAGAATCTAAGCGGCTTTTAAAAAGAAACATTGAAGCATCACCGTCGGCGATCATAGGCGTCCCCGCCTGTACCGCATATCCACGATATCTTTTTGTTTATTTCGCAATCGTGCCCTTCCGGTAGAAGTTCTTGGATTTTCAAGGATTGAAGCGGTGCCCGGTTGTCTGTAACAGGTTGCGATTACAAGGTAGATAGCTCACACCAGACAGGGGTGTGATCGGAAGGTTTGTCCATTCCGCGGGGTTCGCGATCAACATCTGCTGCAACTAACCGGTCTGCGGCTTGTGGAGAGAGCAGAAGATGGTCGATGCGGAGCCCTTCGTCCCGATTCCATCGGCCGGACTGGTAATCCCAATAGGTGTAGAGACCCAATTCTGGGTGCAGGGCTCGAAGGGCATCCGTGTACCCGAGATGACAGAGGGCGCGAAAGCGGGCGCGGGATTCGGGACGGCAAAGGGCATCGTCGGCAAATCCCTTGGGATCGTAGACGTCATGGTCGGTGGGGCACACGTTAAAGTCTCCCCCTAACACCACTGCTTCTTCCAGGGCTAAGAGCGATTGCGCATGCGTGATCAGTCGATCCAACCAGGCAAGTTTATATGTAAACTTCTCGGTTTCCACCGGATTCCCATTGGGTAAATAAATTGAAGCTACTCGAACGTTTCCCACGACCGCTTCCACGTAGCGGGCTTGTTCGTCAGAAGGGGCACCAGGCAGTGAGGTGTGTTCGATCTCGATTGGGGCTTTGGAGAGGATTGCGACTCCGTTGTAGGTTTTTTGTCCGACTATGGCCATATTGTAGCCAAGCTCCTCGATCGCCATTCTGGGGAACTGGTCCTCAGTGGTTTTGAGTTCCTGGAGCAAGACAATGTCCGGGTTGGCCTGTTTGACCCATTCCATCAAGTGGGGGATCCTGACTTTAATCGAGTTGACGTTCCAGGTAGCAATTTTCATGATGAGTTTCAGAATGTGTATTGAGCCATAATGAGTATCATAGATAATTTATGATTCTGGTTTTACGGTGTGTGCCGGATATCTATTTTTGGGTGTGTGGCCATGAACAAAATGTTGCCAGGTGAACCAATTCCACTTGTGCTCAAAAAAGGCCCGCCGGTTGATGAGTTCATCCGTCCCTCCGGCCAGACAGCAGGCGTCGGACCATGAGAGACTGAATATTTCAGTGACACACCTGAAGGAGACCGGAACCATCATATGCTGAATAAACCCCATATTATGATGAAGAAAGTGGTGGTGAGTCGGTTTCGCGTTGGAAGATGACCTGAAAGCCTTGGAATTGTTTTTGAAACAGGGTCTTTAAAATAAATGGGGTGATGCCAAAGAATAACACGGCATAAATACAAATTTCTAAAATATACTGCGAGTCTTCAGAGACCGTGCCATTGAAGATCACAGGAACCGCCCATCCGATCGTCATACTCACAAACATCAGAATCACCACGTGGCGCCACACCAGGAACCACATAAGTTTCAACAGTTCTTTATATGTTGGTATTTCCATACAACTCCTTCCTCAGTGCAGTGTTCCAGAGGGTAACAGATTTAATAGACCGCCTAACTTCGATAGGGACATGCCTCAGGTGGGCGGTGCCAAGGAGAGACTTTCTTCGACAAAGTCCAAGATTTGCAATATTTTTTTTCGAAGCTCTGCAAGGTAGGGATCAGGTAACGCACCGAGTTCTTTGCGAAAGCGTTGATTGTCAATGGCCTTGATTTGATCCACTAAAATGTCAGAGATGGAGGTCAGCCCTGAGACCCCCTGAGGAGTTGATACTCGAAGGGGAGTTTGAACATCAACCACTTGAGTCGTTAATGGACAAATAAGGGTGGAAAGGTGATAGGGATTCAAGGCATCAGTTTGCACGACGACAACCGGTCGAACCTTTCCCGGTTCGGTTCCAATTCGTGGATTCAGGTCCGCCAAATACACATGGCCGTACTGGGGGGTCATAGATCGCCAGGAAGATCCTCTAGCAGTTCAGTTTCTTTTAAATAGGCAAGATGTGCGGCGGATACCTGCTGGGAGGCTTTTTGATATTCCTGGGCCAACGCTTTTCTCGCGTAGAGGGCGTTGAAGTGAGCCAGAGCTTTTCTGATATACAGGTTTCGAGGCATGTTCAAACGTTTTCGAATGGCTTCAGTTTCTTGGTAGGCATGTTCGTCGAGTTTTAGGGATAACACTTTACTCATTTCTCTCCCCCCTTTCAGGTATTACTAAAAGTATATGCCGCCGTTCCTGAAAAGTGAACCTGTACAGAAGAAGGGAACAAATCTTTTCTTGTTGTCATCCTCGAGGTATTTAGGGGGATCCATCTTTTCTTTTGGCAAGACCAGCCAGATGGATCCCTGATGAGAAATGGGGGGACTGAGAAAGAGGAGAGGGGAGGTGGAAAATCCTCCGGTCGCCTTACCCTTTTACGTTTCGCAGTGCCCTTCTCCTCAATGCGCTTCGTCCCAGGATGGGCCATGTCCGGCTTCCACCGTCAGCGGGATCGACAATTGTAGGGCAGGCAGTGTGGCCCTTTCCATGACCTGCTTGATGACCTCAGTGGTTTGGGAGACAGCCGCCTCTTCTACCTCGAATAATAATTCATCGTGGACGGTTAACAACATTTTCGCCTGTTTGGTTAAGCCATGCTCTGCCAAGGCTGTAGGTACGCGGATCATGGCACGCTTTAAAATGTCGGCGGCCGTGCCTTGCAGTGGTGCATTGATGGCGGCACGCTCAGAAAAATTTCGTCGGGCGGGATTTTTATCATGAATACCCGGGACGTGGCACCGACGTCCAAACAATGTCTGGACATATCCGTGCTGTCGACAAAACTGTTTGGTGCGTTCCATGTAATCCTGGATGCCGGGGTACTGTTCAAAATAGGTTTTGATATAGGCAGAGGCCTCGCTCGGTTCCACGCTCAATTGGCGGGCTAATCCAAAGGCGCTGATCCCATAAATGATGCCGAAATTGATGGCCTTGGCTTTTCGTCGAATTCCCGGATCCATCTGTTCCAGGGGGATGCCGAAGACCTGGCTGGCGGTGAGCGCATGAATATCCTGGCCTTCCCAAAAGGCTTTCTTGAGAACGGGAATATCTGCGACGTGGGCGAGCAGCCGAAGTTCAATCTGGGAGTAATCGAGCGAAAGCAATGTCCAGCCAGGCTCCGCGACAAATGCGCGCCGGATTCTTCGACCTTCTTCAGTGCGAATGGGAATGTTCTGGAGATTGGGGTCTGTGGATGAGAGTCTTCCCGTCGCGGCGGACGCCATGGCATAGGAGGTATGCACCCGGTTTGTGTCGGGATTGATTTGGCGGATGAGCGCATCGGCATAGGTGCTGCGGAGTTTTTCTAAATGCCGCCATTCCAAGACACGTGACGGGAGTTCATGGCCTTGAGCGGCTAAGGATTCGAGCACATCGACCCCGGTGCCATAGCTGCCGGCTTTGCTTTTTTGCCCCCCCCCTAATGCGAGGTCGTCAAACATGACTTCGCCGAGTTGTTTAGGGGAACCGACATTGAAGGTTTTCCCGGCCAGGCGATAGATCTCTTGTTCCAGATCCCGAAGGCGGAGAGAAAACTCCTGGCTGACCTGCTTCAATTGGGAGACATCGACTTTGATACCTGTTTGCTCCATGGTCGCCAGCACGGGAATGAGGTGACGCTCGAGCGTTTCGTAGACTGTGGTCATGCGTTCACTGATGAGACGGGGTTTGAGGACCTGATGGAGCCTCAAGGTCACTTCGGCATCTTCCGCAGCGTATTCCAAAGCCTTTTCCAGGGGAACCTGATCGAAGGTCACTTGAGATTTCCCGGTACCCGTGACGTCTTTAAATTTGATCGTTGTATGGCCCAAAAAGTGTTCGGCCAGTTCGTCCATGCCATGGCCATGCATGCCTCCTTCTAGGACGTATGAGAGCAGCATGGTATCGTCCACGGGAGCCACGTTGAGGCCATACCGGCGAAACACCACCATGTCGTATTTGATATTGTGCCCGATCTTAAGCACACCTGGGTCTGTTAGCAGTGGTCCCAGGATGTCGAGCGCCTGTTGGAGTGGAATTTGTTCCGGTTTTTCCGGCAAGGCAGCAGACGTATCGTGTGAGAGCAAATCCTGATAGGACGTGGATCCCGGGGCCACATGACCGACGGGTACATAACAGGCCTGGCCGGGTTCCAGGCTTAATGAGAATCCAACCAACTCCGCTCTGGTTTGATCGAGAGAGGTGGTTTCGCAGTCGACGGCCACTTTCCCGCGACGAGTCGCTTCCTCCACCCATCCTTGGAGGGCCGACACCGTTTGAATTAACTCGTACTGGGCTTTGGGAGGCAGTGGCTTTATTTCGGGATCTTTCGTTGCTGGTGCATCGGTGTCCGGTGTGGAAGAAAGAGTGGTACTGGGTTCCTGTCCGCCCTTTATGCGGCTTTGTAGGCGAGCCAAAATCGATTTGAAGCCCTGTTCGTTGAGGAAGGAAGCTAATAAATCCATATTGGGCTGGCGCCGCTCCAATTGTTCAAGCGGAAATGGCAGCGGGACATCGGAACGAAGCCGGACTAATTCACGGGAGAGTCGGGCCTTATCGGCATGTTCAATGAGGCTTTCCCGTCGCTTGTTCTGCTTGATTTCTGAGGCGCGGGCAAGGAGGGTGTCCAGGTCACCATATTCCTGAATGAGTTGTGCGGCCGTTTTGATGCCGATACCCGGGACCCCGGGCACATTGTCCGTGGAGTCTCCCGCCAATGACTGCACGTCGACCACTTTCACGGGCGGCACACCAAATTTTTCCAGAACTTGCTCGGGACCGATCTTTCGGCTTTTGATGGGATCGAACATACTGACCTGTTCTGATACTAACTGCATAAGATCTTTGTCCGAGGACACGATGGTCACATTCGCGCCGGCTTCCATGGCATGTTTGGCGTAGGTCGCGATCAGATCGTCGGCTTCGAAACCGTTCAGTTCAATGCAATCAAAATTAAAAGCCCGTGTCGCCTCCCGGACGAGAGCAAATTGAGGCACCAACTCCTCCGGTGGTTCGCTGCGATTGGCCTTGTAGCTGGGGGCAAGATCGTTTCGAAAGGTTTTTCGTGCGGAATCAAAGATGACGGCAATATGATCGGGTTTCATATCGTCCAGTAGTTTCATCAGCATGGTGATGTATCCATAGACGGCATTGACGGGGGTACCATTCGGACTGTTTAAAATCTTGATGGCATGAAAGGCCCTGAAAATGTAGCCTGAGGCGTCGACTAACACGACATGACGAATGGGAAGAGGGGAAGACGGTTCACTCACAGTGGTCACAGGAAAATATCCTCTTTGTGTGATTGTTGGCCCTAGAAGATACCTGATAGCTCTTGAGGTGTCGATATCCCAGGATTGTTTGTCAACCGAGAAAAATGGAACATGGTAAACTACCGAATTCTTTGGTTCATGACGGGAGCATGTCTTCGTGAAGAGTAATATCATGGTTAGTCTCGCTATCCTCATTGGGCTGGTTCTTGTGGTCTACCTGCTCCTTCCGCTTCTGTTGGATTTGAATCGGTACCGGGATCGGTATCTCCCGGTTCTGGAGCAGGCCCTTAATCGAACCGTGGATGTTCAGGATGTCCGCTTAACGCTCTTTCCTAACCTCGGGTTTCGGGTGCAGGATCTGACAATAGGGGATGACCCGGCGTTCAGTCCTAAGGCGTTTGTCACAATTCCTTCCGCTGAGGTGGAGATTCAGTGGCTCCCCCTGTTGCGCCGGCACATTCAGGTTGAACAGGTGCGTCTTCAGGATCCGACGGTCTACGTCATCCGCACTCCTGATGGGTTGTTGAATATGGCCACCATCGGAAAAGATCCTGCTCTTCACCACCCTGAGGCCGCCGAAGCAAATCCCGCCAATGCGCTCAAACCCTTATTCGGGATGTTTGCGGTTGAGCGTTTCTTGATGACTGGAGGCTCTCTACAGTATGAGGATCGTTCCAAAGAATCTTCCCGTTCATACCACCTCGAACAACTGGAGTTGGTTACAAATTCCGTTCAGTTGGGACAGATGGCGAGTCTGCTCATGAAGGGCATGGTGATGCCCTATCAGCTCCCCATGGAGATGGATGGGCGTTTTGGCCCTCTTCAACCCACTTTTGATCTTCCGATGATCAATCTTGCGGGTCGCGTAGGCAAAATAGGGGGAACGGCACAGGGCAAAGTGATCGATGGAAGGCTGGAGTTGGACGTGCAAATCCCAAACATATCGTCGAATGACCTGCCTGTGAATGTATCGTTGGATAAGCCTGTGGTCTTCAGCCGCTTTCAGGCTCATGTGATGGCACCCCTGTTTTCCGAGCCATCGCAACCCTCCACAGGAATGAGGATTGATCCGTTGACCGTAGATCTCCAATTGGGTGGAGCGACCATTCACCTTTCGGGTCAGGGTACGCCTGGACGTCTGAATTTGTCCGGGGAGGCTCCTGCCCTGTCCTCAGAGGATTTTCCCTTGGCTCTTTCCGTTCAACGCCCGTTTTCACTCGAACAGATCCGTTTTGAAACGGTGATCCAAGCAACAAGGGTGGATCTGGTGTCTCTCAAGGCCAAAGCGTTTAGGGGAAATCTTGAGGCGCATGGAAGATGGGATGGGACTCACGCTGTTCCCCTGCTCTCACTCCAAGGAAAATTCACGAATTTTTCCGTCGAATCAATGATGCAAGTGGTGAGATCTTCTTCTTTCCGTTTGACTGGTAGGGGAGAGTTGGATTGGAGCGTCACGGGAGCAGCACAGTCTTCCTCCAGGCAACCACATATGACCGGACCAGTCCGATTGATGATCCGCGATGGGCAATTAGGTGGCTTTGACCTCATGCAGGCGATTGAAGATGCCCTTCAGCTACCGGATCTCATGGACGAATCCACCGGTGCGACGAAATTTTCTCTGATTGATACTCAAATGGAATTGGAAGATAGGGGAGTGGTTATTCGGCAATTAACAGTTGAGGCCCCAGATTTCTCGATGACAGGGGTGGGAACTCTCGGGTTTGATGAATCGTTGAACCTTCAAGGCAATCTGGCCGTTTCACGGATGATCGGGGACCGGATTATTCAACGGTTTCCGATGGCCAAAGTTGCGTGGCATGAGGGAAAGTTGGTGCTGCCCTTTGCTGTTATGGGAACCGTTCAGAAACCGCTCTTGCAATTAGATACGCAATCCTTTGGGCAACAGGTCCAAAGGAATGTGGAGCGGAGGATTGAGAAAGCCTTACAGGGAGATGAACAGGAATTACAGCAACTCTTACAAGACGGAGCGGATATTCTCAAACAGTTATTTGGACAATAGAGGAGGAGATGTCCTGTTTGGGACTGGATGATTCCTTCATCCCGGTCTCAACCCGGAGGGGGACTATAGGTTTGGGACATGTTGGCAACGATGAAGGAATGGGACCGCCTTGGAGCGGCTGACGGACACAGTTGAGCGACTATGGCCCGTAACTCCCCAAAATCATAGGGTTTGCCGATAATGGCATAGGCTCCTAAGCGGGTGGCGTTTTCTCGTGTTACGGCATTGAGGTACCCGGTTATCATTATAATTGGGATGTCGGACTTGTGGGGTATATGCTGTAACCGGTCCAAAAACTCCATTCCGGTCATGACGGGCATCGCATTATCCAGGATCACCACGTCAAAGGATTTTGATTCAAGAAGTGTTAACCCGCTGGCTCCATTTTCGGCTTCTACACACTCACATCCGTCATATTCCAGGACCATCCTGAGCAATCCTCGACTCATTTCATCATCATCAATAATCAGAATATTTTTAGCCATGAGGATCTCCTTTCCTAACCTATGAGCGAATTCACCATCTTGGTGGATTCGAGTCGATAGATGGCCGACTCACCATTTGGTGAAATCACCTAAAGATGGCTCCTGAACAAATGTCATGCAGGCACAGGCCTGTGTTGTTTTGGTCATCATTTTACCGTGAGCCTGACCTGTCGGGTGCCTTTAATGGTATAGGATTCTGCCCATTCCATATGAGGGACATTCCTCCGAAGATTCCAAAGCCTGTGATACAGATGGCGAAAATAATTTCCATAGCTCCCCTTAATATCCCCTACTTGCCATATTACAAAGCAAAGAATGTACCTAAATAGTAGGGGAGCGGTTCTTTAAGGCTTTCATGGTTATAACTCATTGATAATCTGATGAATGGAGAAGCAAATTTTTAAAATTGGTTTGGGAATTTTTTAAAGGATGCAAAGAAGATGAGGCATAAGGGCATCAGTTGTGGGACAGGTTGTTATTCAACAGCATACAGTTTGTATCTAAATGGATAACTCCTGCGAGTGTTCATCGAAGAAAGAGGCCGGCCTCAGTCACGGATGTTGTGTTGGGAGAAGAACCCGGCAATCTGATGGACGGGGTTTATTCTTGACGGAGGACGGATAGAGGAGGGAAGCCCAGCAACCGGTACGTCCCGAGAAAGCCGGTCATGAGGCTTAGCAGAATTGTCAAAAGCAAACCTGTGCTTAGCACGATGAGATCGAAGTTCCAGGTCAGGTCAAAAAAGAGGTACAAGAGAGACCAGGAGAGGAGAGACCCCAATCCAAGTCCAACCAGCCCTGCAAAGGCCCCAATGACACCGAATTCCACTCCGAGCGAAAATACGAGTAGTCTGCGACTTGCTCCCAGGGCTTTCACAATTGCCAATTCATTCAGGCGCCGATACCGGTTGATTGAAATCGCCGCAACCATGACCACGGCTCCGGTGACCAGACATAACAGGGCCAAGGCTTGAATTCCCATGGCCAACTGGTGAAAGATTCGACCAATATTCTGCAGCACATCTCCCACGTTGATGGCTGTCACATTGGGCATAACGGCGACGATGGCTTGCTGTAAGGGGACTTCGAGATTAGTCGGCACTCTGGTTGTGGCGATGTAGGTGAAAGGTGCGCCGTCAAAGGAGCCAGGCTGAAGGATCATGAAAAAATTCATGGAAAAACTGCCCCAATCGACCTGTCGCAGACTGCCTACTTTCGTGACAATTGGCACCCCTTGAATATCCAGGGTCAGGGTTGAGCCCAGGGTCAGTCCCAGGTTTTTTGCGGCGTCTTCCTCCACGGAGACCAACGGGATATCTAAAGGCCTCCCGGGCGCTCCGTCCGAGTCTGATTCCTTGGTGTGATCCCACCATTGTCCCTGAGTGAGGACGTTATCTTTTGGAAGGTCCTGGGATGTGGTCAATGCGTATTCCCTGGTGAAATACCATCCATTTCGTTGGCCTTTATGCTCTTCAGGGTCGATGGGTTGTCCGTTGATGGCTGTGAGGCGAGACCGCACGACTGGAACTAATTTATAGGGTGAATCGGGGAATTTCTGTTGTAGCACATCCACAAATTGGGGATATTGGTCTGGTTGGATGTCTATGAAAAAAAATGAGGGAGCCTGAGAGGGTATCTGGTTTCCTATCAGGTCAAGTAAGGACCGTTGCACAATAGTCAGCGTTGTCATGAGCATGACACCAATCCCTATGGCCAACGTCATGGCTTTGGTAAAGTTTCCAGGCCGTTGAAGATTCTTCACCGCATGAGGCAATAAATACCACTGAGGAATCGGGACATGCCCAAGAATTCTATACAGTGCTCCAGTGCCGACTAATAAGAGGAGAACCGCGATCGCACAAGCACCGGAAAAAAATAAACCGAGGGTCAGTGAGTGGGCCTGCCACATGGCCAGGCCGGTCACGCCCACCATCATACTGATGCTGACCATGACCTGTGCCCGGTCATTCCACCAACGCTTCAGGATGGTCCGCCATCGGGTTAGTATGGATTGGCTATTGGCCATGTCCTGGGAGTGATCCACCGCTTGTCGATAGACCAATGCCGGAGAGACATGACGGATAGCCAGCAACGGCCAAAGTGAGAAGGCAAGAGTGGCTAGGGTGCCAAGAAAGATTCCACGCAGGACGGGTGCGAGAGAGGTATTCAGTGGCATGGTTTCAGGAATAATGCCTTGAAGCAATAGGGGTAAGCCCCGGTGGAGAATGACGCCGACTATGACCCCAATAAGACTGCCGATCCCTCCCAGGATGAGACTTTGTGTGAGGTAGAGACGGATGATTTGTGAAGAATCCGCTCCCAGAGTTTTGAGTGTGGCAATAATCGGAATTTTTTGTGTGAGGAATCCTTGAATCGTGCATGCCACTCCAATCCCACCGACCAATAAGATCGTAAAACCAATCAGCCCAAGATAGAGGTTTAATTGGTCAAGGAACCGGCGGAGTCGTGGTTGGGCATCGCGAAATGAGCTGACCCGAACTCCTTCCTGGCTGAGGCGCCCGCGTAACTCACCCATTAAAGGCTCAAGAGAGGTAGAGTCGGATAGGGACAGGCGATATCGTTCCTGAATCCGGGTTCCGGTTTGGATCAAGGTGGTGGCTTTGAGCGCATCTCGGGAAATCATGACCCTGGGACCCAAACTAAATCCATTGGCAATCCTGTCCGGTTCTTTTTTCAGCACGGCGGTAATGAGGAAGCTCGCTTTGCCAATCTGTAGCTCGCTGCCAACGGTAAGATTGAGCCGGATCAGTAAGGATTCCTGGACAAGTGCACCAAAACACGGCGAGCGACCGCAACCGGATTGAAGGGGATCTAGGAGTTGCTTCATCGGGAGATCCGGCTCCACTACCAATTGACCATAGAGGGGATAGGCCGAATCTATGGCCTTGAGTTCCACCAATTGAGAAGCCGTTTGTGAGTGAGGGTTCTCCACTGTCGCCATTGCGGCGATTTCAGTCACGTGTGAAAGGATCATGTCACGGTCAGCGAGGGAGTCCAGTACGTTACGGCCCTTATCGGAAATTGCCCGCCGCCATGATAGTTCGACGTCACCCCCTAACAGGGCCCGGGTATCTCCCAGAATGACCTGTTCGACATTGACGGCAAACAGATCTACGGCCACAATGGCACCGACACCGAGTGCAATGCAGAGAAATAAAAAGAGGAAACGGGACCAGGCGCTGTGGATTTCCCGCCAGGCGAGTTTGACGGATACTGGGGTCATGCCTCTGAGCCGGATGATAATATAGGGGGTCTCGTCTCGTTCACCATTGCTCCATCCTGCAGAGCCAGGATTCGTTGTGCCCGAGCGGCCAATGACATATCGTGAGTGACGAGGATGAGAGTACTGCCGTGTTGCTGATGAAGTTCCCACAGAAGATCAATGACCATTGCGCCGGTTGAGCTATCCAGGTTGCCGGTGGGTTCGTCGGCCAGCAGGAGGGGAGGCCGGACAATAAAGGCTCGGGCCAAGGCCACTCGTTGCTGCTCGCCACCCGAGAGTTGAACCGGATAATGGTGGAGACGGTGTTCCAGGCCTACGGATTGTAAAAGTGCTTTGGCCCGTACTGTGCCCGTGGATATGCCTTGCAATTCCAATGGGAGAGCCACATTTTCCAGAGCCGTCAATGTGGGAAGGAGATGAAAGGCTTGAAATACATAGCCAATGTGTTTGCGGCGAAAGTGTGCCATTTCGGTCTCGGTTAAGGTCGTGATATCGGTCTGGTTGATGCGGATAGACCCCTGTGTTGGCCTGTCGAGGCCTGCAAGTAACCCCAGAAGTGTTGATTTCCCGCTTCCCGATGGACCGACAATAGCGACGACCTCATTAGTGAGGACCTCAAAGGATATGTTCTGTAAAATCTTGACGGACTGATTGGCTGCCTGAAGCTCCATTTCAAGGTGATTGACAGAAATGAGGACCTGAGATGATGGAGTGAGGGGGTGCAAAGGGGGTACAGACGATGCAGGAACGTTCACGTTGATTACACAAATGGGTCCAAATGGTGAATAATAGAGATGAGAGTTATTACCCGGCTATTATGCATACATGTATCCTATCAGTCCTTGTGCTCCTCTGTCTGGGAATCTGGGGGTGTGACCCTCAGGAAAGTCCGTCTACCGGTATACCAGAGCCCATGAAGCATAGTTCAGACACGGAAATTTCTGGGACTCAATTTCCTCCCGATCGATCCTTATCCAAACCTTCGGTGCGAAAGAACGAATCTCTGCCTAAAATTGTGGCCTTTGGCGATAGCTTAACGGCTGGATTTGGCGTGTCATCAGACGAATCCTATCCGGCTCAGTTGGAAAAACAGTTGCGTGAGGGTGGATTTCATTATGAGGTGGTCAATGCTGGAGTCAGCGGAGAAACCTCAGCGGGGGGAGTGCGACGGGTAGAGTGGATATTAAAAAGTCGGCCGACGGTTGTCATATTGGAATTGGGCGTCAATGATGGACTTCGGGGGCTCTCTTTAGAACAGACCTATCTCAACCTTCACAGCATAATTGACCGGTTGCAGGAGGAAGGAGTAGCGGTCATTTTGGCGGGCATGCGCA contains:
- a CDS encoding response regulator; amino-acid sequence: MAKNILIIDDDEMSRGLLRMVLEYDGCECVEAENGASGLTLLESKSFDVVILDNAMPVMTGMEFLDRLQHIPHKSDIPIIMITGYLNAVTRENATRLGAYAIIGKPYDFGELRAIVAQLCPSAAPRRSHSFIVANMSQTYSPPPG
- a CDS encoding FtsX-like permease family protein codes for the protein MTPVSVKLAWREIHSAWSRFLFLFLCIALGVGAIVAVDLFAVNVEQVILGDTRALLGGDVELSWRRAISDKGRNVLDSLADRDMILSHVTEIAAMATVENPHSQTASQLVELKAIDSAYPLYGQLVVEPDLPMKQLLDPLQSGCGRSPCFGALVQESLLIRLNLTVGSELQIGKASFLITAVLKKEPDRIANGFSLGPRVMISRDALKATTLIQTGTRIQERYRLSLSDSTSLEPLMGELRGRLSQEGVRVSSFRDAQPRLRRFLDQLNLYLGLIGFTILLVGGIGVACTIQGFLTQKIPIIATLKTLGADSSQIIRLYLTQSLILGGIGSLIGVIVGVILHRGLPLLLQGIIPETMPLNTSLAPVLRGIFLGTLATLAFSLWPLLAIRHVSPALVYRQAVDHSQDMANSQSILTRWRTILKRWWNDRAQVMVSISMMVGVTGLAMWQAHSLTLGLFFSGACAIAVLLLLVGTGALYRILGHVPIPQWYLLPHAVKNLQRPGNFTKAMTLAIGIGVMLMTTLTIVQRSLLDLIGNQIPSQAPSFFFIDIQPDQYPQFVDVLQQKFPDSPYKLVPVVRSRLTAINGQPIDPEEHKGQRNGWYFTREYALTTSQDLPKDNVLTQGQWWDHTKESDSDGAPGRPLDIPLVSVEEDAAKNLGLTLGSTLTLDIQGVPIVTKVGSLRQVDWGSFSMNFFMILQPGSFDGAPFTYIATTRVPTNLEVPLQQAIVAVMPNVTAINVGDVLQNIGRIFHQLAMGIQALALLCLVTGAVVMVAAISINRYRRLNELAIVKALGASRRLLVFSLGVEFGVIGAFAGLVGLGLGSLLSWSLLYLFFDLTWNFDLIVLSTGLLLTILLSLMTGFLGTYRLLGFPPLSVLRQE
- a CDS encoding ABC transporter ATP-binding protein codes for the protein MNVPASSVPPLHPLTPSSQVLISVNHLEMELQAANQSVKILQNISFEVLTNEVVAIVGPSGSGKSTLLGLLAGLDRPTQGSIRINQTDITTLTETEMAHFRRKHIGYVFQAFHLLPTLTALENVALPLELQGISTGTVRAKALLQSVGLEHRLHHYPVQLSGGEQQRVALARAFIVRPPLLLADEPTGNLDSSTGAMVIDLLWELHQQHGSTLILVTHDMSLAARAQRILALQDGAMVNETRPPILSSGSEA
- a CDS encoding arylesterase, with the protein product MKHSSDTEISGTQFPPDRSLSKPSVRKNESLPKIVAFGDSLTAGFGVSSDESYPAQLEKQLREGGFHYEVVNAGVSGETSAGGVRRVEWILKSRPTVVILELGVNDGLRGLSLEQTYLNLHSIIDRLQEEGVAVILAGMRIPPNYGEAYTGEFFGKYERLAQKLTLPLIPFFLEGVAAQPGLNQADGIHPTAEGYTIVAQNVFRTLEPLLKARRNHQAQE